One Drosophila kikkawai strain 14028-0561.14 chromosome 3L, DkikHiC1v2, whole genome shotgun sequence genomic window carries:
- the LOC108074993 gene encoding uncharacterized protein isoform X5, with protein MDPNSSPWSYAYNRIVPASAGSSGGTAEDFQHPHLATITAASIASFNAAAASGGSFVPPSPIGSYNPVFQQIYHHAAAASVQPKPAHYASSAVSTPHRQLQLPSSLDKQLSSFQNQAAVSAAAAAVVNNVASNYYGENSSSSGASPSPTTVALTSTSLTWNTPNMISNTFLAMQQQQAQQQQQQAQQQQQQAQQQQQQAQQQQLNLVADKVQIKQEKQLKAYNDSIYLIQLQQQQQQHQQLQQQQLQQEITETESETDTYYTIDGRKLKVTRKDGQPFHATIIEHQSAGGSPVPLAVPVPAGSYPAQYASPALSSADGSPITNLHAVDVVSTPQAQVIVYKTASPVQRRSEAGAGSSAAAAAATTPTTVAYSSVIQSTLQQQQQQQQQQNICWTKLEEGGGGVAGQEDIKNVLQLQVVKQEQRHLDYASEAASTVDASGESLVFNLPPGLEIKQTFYPAGLQVDAGEHLQQQLQDQSQSQSAGGRRQHVVANMIMSPAASGNLASQIQVVPKEEVKPPPKPAKTPRKRQPKKTLIPSSSDYGSVRSPQEPQHHQLQQQQQQQQQQQQQQHNQQQQQQNTYYDFNSKWNTPLKTENNAASVSPAATINIPTYPQQSQQQQQHQQQQQAAAAAAAAAAQQQQQQHLPQPAHLQSSQAQSHLTQLAQYYPAFPQPIASQYTACMQQQQQQQQQTLQQQQQQQQQQQQAAYTQQQQHQQAYTQQQQQQAQQQRQEKTEAAQLQEEEATAAAAAAAAAAASNKVIVPNIEEELDFLADATAAPKQGYANSVSSNGRGTNSSTNNTNFGIRNPNKTPSPEPPTCPTNSHAANNGHASTTPAGASASAASASAAYSPAAPKPVSVGTQIGEKKTQFMDSYLKFLQGERDDDPPPVVKPSRKLNYPRAPYKRKGKGSGSGNDEPTTSQVNNQATVEAGQAAVDGLTGLVGDDGHRIKILSQTQILPKKRPHAQMVAAAAAAESSPSSSSSSVIQQPGDPTSFRPYAQQQQQAQQQQQSMSGQHFVQQHCAQLAAGGGAGQASANSNATTPTPAPAPNPHHFINLLWPWQH; from the exons ATGGATCCCAACTCCAGTCCCTGGTCGTACGCCTACAACCGCATCGTGCCCGCCAGCGCTGGCAGCTCCGGCGGAACAGCGGAGGACTTCCAGCATCCGCATTTGGCCACCATAACCGCCGCTAGCATCGCCAGCTTTAATGCGGCAGCCGCCAGTGGCGGCAGCTTTGTGCCTCCGTCGCCAATCGGCAGCTATAATCCAGTATTCCAGCAGATCTATCATCATGCAGCGGCGGCCAGCGTTCAGCCGAAGCCCGCCCATTACGCCTCATCAGCGGTTAGCACGCCGCACCGCCAGCTGCAGCTGCCCAGTTCGCTGGACAAGCAGCTCAGCTCGTTCCAGAATCAGGCGGCGGTATCGGCAGCTGCAGCCGCTGTGGTCAACAATGTAGCCTCAAATTATTATGGAGAGAACTCCTCCTCGAGCGGTGCCTCGCCTTCGCCGACAACGGTGGCGCTAACGTCAACGTCGCTGACCTGGAATACGCCGAACATGATATCGAACACTTTCCTGgccatgcagcagcagcaggcacagcagcaacagcaacaggcgcagcagcaacagcagcaggcgcaacaacagcagcagcaggcacagcagcagcagcttaaTCTGGTGGCCGACAAAGTG CAGATTAAGCaggaaaagcaattaaaagccTACAACGACTCGATTTACCTGATCCAattgcaacaacagcagcagcagcaccagcagctccagcagcagcagctgcagcaggagATCACTGAAACAGAGTCGGAGACGGACACATATTACACGATCGATGGCCGGAAACTCAAGGTGACACGCAAGGATGGCCAGCCATTTCATGCGACAATCATCGAGCATCAGAGTGCCGGCGGTAGTCCAGTGCCATTGGCAGTGCCAGTTCCGGCCGGATCCTATCCGGCGCAGTATGCCAGTCCGGCATTGAGCTCCGCTGACGGATCACCCATCACGAATTTACATGCCGTGGACGTGGTCAGTACACCGCAGGCCCAGGTGATTGTCTATAAGACGGCGTCCCCGGTGCAGAGACGCTCAGAGGCAGGCGCTGGctcgtctgctgctgctgccgctgccacgACGCCCACCACTGTGGCCTACTCATCTGTGATACAAAGCAccctgcaacaacaacaacagcagcagcagcagcagaacatATGCTGGACAAAGCtggaagaaggaggaggaggagtagcgGGGCAGGAAGACATCAAAAACGTGCTGCAGTTGCAGGTGGTGAAGCAGGAGCAACGCCATCTCGACTACGCAAGCGAGGCGGCATCCACAGTGGACGCCAGCGGCGAGAGTCTGGTGTTCAACCTTCCGCCCGGTCTGGAGATCAAGCAGACCTTCTATCCTGCGGGACTGCAGGTCGATGCAGGGGAgcatctgcagcagcaactgcaggaCCAAAGCCAATCCCAGTCAGCCGGGGGGCGGCGTCAGCACGTGGTGGCCAACATGATCATGTCGCCGGCGGCGTCGGGCAACTTAGCGTCACAGATTCAAGTAGTGCCAAAG GAGGAGGTGAAGCCGCCGCCAAAGCCAGCGAAGACGCCGCGCAAGCGCCAGCCGAAGAAAACGCTTATACCCAGTAGCAGTGACTATGGCAGTGTACGCAGTCCACAGGAGCCGCAGCACcatcagctgcagcagcagcagcagcagcaacaacagcagcagcagcaacagcacaaccagcagcagcagcaacagaacACGTACTACGACTTCAACAGCAAGTGGAATACTCCGCTCAAGACGGAGAACAATGCTGCGTCCGTATCGCCGGCGGCCACCATAAATATACCCACATATCCGCAAcagagccagcagcagcagcagcaccagcagcagcagcaagcggcggcagcggcagcggcggcggcggcgcagcagcaacagcagcaacatctgcCGCAGCCGGCACACCTGCAATCGTCGCAGGCCCAGTCTCACTTGACCCAGTTGGCGCAATATTACCCAGCCTTTCCCCAGCCCATTGCCTCCCAGTACACGGCCTgcatgcagcagcaacagcaacagcagcagcagacgcttcagcagcaacaacagcagcagcagcagcaacagcaggcagcctacacgcagcagcagcaacaccagcaggcctatacgcagcagcagcagcaacaggcgcagcagcagcggcaggagAAGACAGAGGCTGCCCAGCTCCAGGAAGAGGAGGCGACGGCAgccgcagcggcagcggcagcagctgcggCCAGCAACAAAGTCATTGTGCCGAACATTGAGGAGGAGCTGGACTTTCTGGCCGATGCCACAGCGGCACCCAAGCAGGGTTACGCCAACTCTGTGTCCAGCAACGGCCGCGGCACAAACTCCTCCACCAATAACACCAATTTCGGCATACGTAATCCGAACAAGACACCGTCGCCGGAGCCGCCAACATGTCCGACCAATTCGCACGCCGCCAACAATGGACACGCTTCCACCACTCCAGCGGGAGCCAGTGCCTCCGCCGCCTCAGCGTCCGCAGCCTACAGTCCTGCTGCGCCCAAGCCGGTTAGCGTGGGCACGCAAATCGGTGAGAAGAAGACCCAGTTCATGGACAGCTATCTCAAGTTTCTGCAGGGCGAGCGGGACGATGATCCGCCGCCCGTGGTGAAGCCTTCCCGAAAGCTGAATTACCCGCGAGCGCCATACAAGCGGAAAGGCAAGGGATCGGGTAGTGGCAACGATGAGCCCACCACGTCGCAGGTCAACAATCAGGCCACAGTGGAAGCTGGCCAGGCTGCGGTGGATGGGCTAACGGGGCTCGTGGGCGACGATGGACATCGCATCAAAATACTCTCGCAGACGCAGATTTTACCCAAGAAGCGACCGCACGCCCAAATggttgcagctgctgccgcaGCGGAATCGTCAccctcatcatcatcgtcgtcggtGATCCAACAGCCCGGGGATCCCACCTCCTTCCGGCCAtacgcccagcagcagcagcaggcgcagcagcagcagcaatcgatGAGCGGACAGCATTTTGTGCAGCAGCATTGCGCTCAACTGGCAGCTGGCGGAGGAGCGGGTCAAG CCAGCGCGAATTCCAATGCGACAACGCCGACGCCAGCACCAGCGCCGAATCCTCATCACTTTATAAACCTGCTGTGGCCATGGCAGCactag